TTGGCCTCCTACCCTTCCGGCAGTCACCGAACAAAGTAAACTGGGACACGAGCAGTAGTTCTCCGCCGACATCGGCCACCGACAGATTCATTTTAGCCTGATCATCTTCAAATACTCTTAAATTTAAGATTTTATCAGCAAGCCACTTGACATCGTCCCTGTTGTCTTCCTGTCCGATCCCGATCAGAACCATGAGTCCTACCCCAATCTGGCCTACAGTCTGATTCTCAACCCGTACGGCTGCGCTTTTGACCCTTTGTACAACACCCCGCATCAAGTGTTTCCTCCACCCTGAATTCTCTCGACTACGGTAACATCTTTGACTTTACGGAACTTGTTAAGAACAAAGTTTAAATGGTCAAGGTTTTTCACTTCGATTCTCAGACGGATATGGGAGACGCGGTCTTTGCCTACCCGGGCACTCATTCCGAGCATATGGGTCCGTGTTTCGGTAATTACGTTCATGATATCGCTGACCAAACCCACGCGATCCAGACCGATAATCTCGATGTCTACAGGATAGATTGACTCGACAGCGGCTTCCCACTCAACCTCAACGATCCGCTCCTGCTCTTCTGCCGTAAGGCCAACGAGCTCCGAGCAGTCCGCCCTGTGGATTGATACGCCGCGCCCTCTCGTTATATAGCCGATGATTGAATCTCCGGGAAGCGGATTGCAGCACCGGGAAAACCGGATCAGGATATTGTTTACCCCCTTGACCGATACTCCCTGAGAATGCTTCACCTGGTGCTTGTGTTCTGCCTGAATCGGAAGAAGCGGTGTTTTCAGCTCTTCTTTCAGGATTTCTTCCTTCAAACGGCCCAGGGCCTTTTTAAAAGTAATCGCACCATCACCCATTGCCGCATATAGATCATCAATGTTGTTAAAACTGAAGCTCTTGGCTAATTTGATCATGTTTTCTGATTTTAAGGCTGTTGACGGTTCAAGACCAAGCTTCCTGGCTTCACGCTCGAGGCCTTCACGTCCTCTGATAATATTCTCTTCTCTTTTTTCTTTCTTAAACCACTGGCGGATTCTATTTTTGGCCTGAGAGGTCTTTACGAGGCAGACCCAGTCCCTGCTTGGGCCGGTGGGCGTCTTGGTTGTCAGAATTTCAACAATATCCCCGTTTTTCAATTTGGTGTCAAGTGGAACAATTCTTCCGTTGATTTTAGCACCGATACAGCTATGACCGACATCCGTATGAACCCGATACGCAAAATCGATCGGACAGGAATCGGCCGGCAATTCAACGACATCGCCTTTGGGTGTAAATACAAACACAGTATCCGCAAACAAGTCTATTTTCAGCGATTCCATAAATTCGCCGGCATCGTCCTTGGAGTCATGCTGTACCTCCAGGAGCTGGCGAATCCAGGATAGTTTCTGTTCGAAATTACTCTCAATTTTTTTGCCTTCTTTGTATTTCCAGTGGGCAGCAATCCCGTATTCAGCCGTCCGGTGCATTTCCCAGGTCCGGATCTGGATTTCAAACGGGTCCCCGTGGTTTCCGATTAATGTCGTATGCAGGGACTGGTACATATTCGGTTTCGGCATCGCAATATAATCTTTAAACCTTCCGGGAATAGGCTTCCATAGGGTATGAATAACCCCCAGTGCTCCGTAGCAGTCATTCACAGTTTTGACAATGACCCGGACTGCCGTCAAATCGAATATTTCACTCAGATCTTTGTTCTGATCGAGCATCTTTTTATAGATACTAAAGAAATGCTTCGGACGGCCGGCAATATCGGCTTCAATTCCGACTTCATCGAGCCTGATTTTAAGCTGTTCGATCACCTCATCGATCTGTTCCTGTCTTTCTTTTCTCTTTAAAGAAATACCTTCAACTAAATCGTAGTATTCCTGCGAATGCAAATAGCGAAAAGCGAGATCTTCCAGCTCCCACTTGATCCTGAATATCCCGAGCCTATTGGCTAAGGGCGCATAGATCTCGATCGTCTCCTGCGCAATTTCCTTTTGTTTAGATTCAGACTGATATTTCAGGGTCCGCATATTGTGCAGGCGGTCGGCCAGCTTGATTAAAATAACCCGAATATCCTTGGCCATTGCCAGAAACATTTTCCTTAAGTTCTCAACCTGAACTTCAACCTTGCTCTTGTACGAAATTTTGCCGAGTTTGGTTACCCCATCGACGAGTCCCGCAACTTCATCGCCAAAATTCTTACGGATATCTTCAAGCGTCCTGTTCGTATCTTCAGCGACATCATGCAGCAGCGCAGCAATGATCGTCGAATCGTCCATCTCCAATTCGGCAAGAATCGAGGCGACTTCCAGCGGATGATAGATATACTTTTCGCCGGAATTGCGGAGTTGGCCGCGATGGGCAAGTTCCGCATATTCATAGGCCTCTTCAATTTTTTCCAGGTTGTATTGCGCATTATTGGAAATCAATGTTTCCTTCAGTTGTTGAAAATTCATTAAGCCACCTCTGGGTTCCTATTCGCTCCAGACTCTGAAACGCAAAGAAGTCTGCAAGTAGGTTTTCTCGATATTGTTTAATTTAAATAAATACGGGCCTGTTCCGCCATACCAGCTGATGATGCCAAGTTCCTCGAATATTTTCATGATGTTCAGCTGCATTCCAGGTTTTTCCGCAGACGGTCCCCACCAAATAAAACCGCGTTCATCCGTTATGTGCTTAAGGTTTCGATAGAAATCCGCTAGCATCTTTCTGGAAAGACGCGGTGCCGAAATCTTTTCTTTGAAAGCGGCAGTCTCGAAATCCGGAAGGCTCCCACTAATGGCTGGCTCCGATTCGGAATATCCCTCAGCCGTACAGGCGATTTCCTGCTCGGCTTCGACACCGGAAGGACGGAAATCCTTGACAACGGCCTGGATGGTTTCGACATTACCGTAGCTGTTCAGCTCAAGATTATAAATAATATCGATCATATCGATGTTTTTGACCAGATCAAATTCTTGTCCCTTTTTAAACGCCATAGCTTCCCGTTTAAGCTTTGCTGCTGCGAGCGTCATTTTCAAATGTTCCCGGCCTTTACCGACAACAGAAACGCTTTGGACGGCAAGGCCGTCCGTTCTTAAGACAGGTGCTGGATTTCCTGCCCCAAACGGAGCCATTTGTTCCAGCTCTTCCAATAACTGAACATTCAATTCATCCCACGATATAATAGAATCGATCTGAAAACGTTCCTTAAAGATGATCCCAAGTTCAAGAAAACTATTGTTAAGTCCTTCCCTGAGCTGCGGGATCTGGTCAACAGGAACCGTAAATCCGGCTGCCTGCTTATGACCGCCAAATTTACTTAAAGTATCCGCCTGTTTTTTTAATTCGTCCAGAACATGATAGTCCGCGATTCCCCTGGCTGAGCCTTTCCCAGTATCTCCTTCCTCGGCAATAAGGAAGACCGGCCGCTTGTAGCGCTCCACGAGCCGCGAAGCGACAATGCCGATCACCCCGTGATGCCAGTTTGGCGAGGACAAGACAATGACATCGGGTATCGGGCCTTCAGCCAGTATGCGTTCGGCATCACAAAGGAGCTCCTTTTCGGTAAGCTGTCTCTGATTGTTTTCCTTGCTAAGTTCCCTGGCCATCTCCAGCGCATCATCATAGCTCTCTTCAAGCAGTAGGTTCAGTGCCAGCCTCGCCGTATCCATCCTCCCGGCGGCATTGATTCTCGGGGCAACAATAAACGAGATCTGACCTGCCTTAAGCTTCTTGCCGAGAAGGCCGCATTCCTCCAGCATCGCCCTGATCCCGGAGTGCCTGGTATTTTCCATCACGGTCAGCCCGTTTTTGACAAGGATTCTGTTTTCCCCGACGAGTGGGACAATATCCGCAATCGTTCCGAGTGCGACCAAATCAAGATAATCGTTCTCCGAGCCAAATGTCGCCTCAGAATAACCTAAATGTGCGTATAAGGCCTGCAGGAGTTTAAAGGCTACCCCGACACCGGCCAAATGCGGAAACGGATAACCTGAATCCGCTATTTTGGGATTTAATATTCCGACTGCACAAGGCAGCTCATCCGGTGGTTCATGGTGGTCCGTGATAATCATATCGATGTCCAGAGTTTTGGCAAAGGCCGTTTCTTGAACTGCTGAGATTCCGCAGTCCACGGTAATCATCAACGAGACATTGTTGTGGCTTGCTTTTTCGATCGCTTCCGAGTGCAGGCCGTAGCCTTCTTCCCGGCTCGGGATATAGACAACGACCTGATACCCAAGACTGATCAGGCCCTTATACAGTAAGGCTGTTCCGGTTACACCATCGGCATCGTAATCCCCGTAGATCAAAATCTTTTCCTGATCTGTCCTGGCCTTGGCAAGCCTTTGCAGGATGACCTCCATATCTTTAAACAAGAACGGAGAATGCAGGTCCAGCAGCGACGGCTTCAAAAATTCCAAAACACTGTCTCTCGAAGAATAACCCCGGTTATGAAGAATACTCAGGGTACTGCGGGAGAGTCCCGCTTTTTCTAAAAATGCTTCACCAGAATACGTTTTTTGTGATAAAATCCACAAGTTGTTTTCCATAAATCATTCCTATTTCTGATATTCAGAAGCGCCGGCAGTATTTTCTTTGGCAACAGTTTGACTGTCTTTGTTCTGACTATCCTTCTGCGGTATATCAATCGGATCAGCATCCGAAGCTGGAGCCCTTTTGCTGGTAAATCGTTTATTGACTTTGGTTTCTTTCCTGCACTTCAATTCCCGGCGGAGTGCAAGGCAGAACATCAGTAAGGCACCGGCAAAGACCGAACAGAAAATAACGAGAACCAGCGGCAAATCTGCTGTCCAGAATAAGAAATGGATTGGAACAACTGCTGCATTTTGAACCGCAAAAATCACCACAATGAGCGCAATAATGATTGAAACTAACAAAATGACCATACTTTTCCCTCCTTTGTATCATTAATTCGTATCATTAATATAGTATATTTCCTATAATAAGCCAACCTGTGCAAAAAATAAACTTAAAAATTGCTTGAAGCACAATCGCTCTGGAAATACTCCGATAGTTGAAAACGAGCGGGATGCCTATAATAGCAGTCCAAATCAGGATCGCCGGTATAAACGGCAGTAGCATTCCAAACAGGAACAGCGAAGTAACACTTCCGCCAGCTACCTTGAGGACACGAAAATTGTGTGTTTTCCTATTCAACAGATACGCCGTAATTAATCCAAAACATATATAGGCAAGAATGATGATTTCCCAGAACAGAATACTTCCTGGTTCATTCACCACAAAATTGACTGCAGATACAATTAGGCCCGCAATCACGAGACCGGAGTAGTTACCAAGAAGCGTTATACCCGCCGCACAAATCAGGATTGATTCCAAACCCAGCAGATTCCAAAACAACAATCCGTCACCCTGCTTTTTGTCAATGTCTAATCTTGTATAGTATTGCCCCGTTCGCGCTGGAATAATTATACTTTGCGGTCAAATCTTATAAACTCTTGATGAAAAAATAGTCCCTGCTACTATTCGAGCAAGAACT
This genomic stretch from Dehalobacter restrictus DSM 9455 harbors:
- the dtd gene encoding D-aminoacyl-tRNA deacylase, which translates into the protein MRGVVQRVKSAAVRVENQTVGQIGVGLMVLIGIGQEDNRDDVKWLADKILNLRVFEDDQAKMNLSVADVGGELLLVSQFTLFGDCRKGRRPSFSEAAPPETARAMFESLTEYLQKTGIKVETGLFQADMDVELVNHGPVTLLLDSKKQF
- a CDS encoding LapA family protein, encoding MVILLVSIIIALIVVIFAVQNAAVVPIHFLFWTADLPLVLVIFCSVFAGALLMFCLALRRELKCRKETKVNKRFTSKRAPASDADPIDIPQKDSQNKDSQTVAKENTAGASEYQK
- the recJ gene encoding single-stranded-DNA-specific exonuclease RecJ — its product is MENNLWILSQKTYSGEAFLEKAGLSRSTLSILHNRGYSSRDSVLEFLKPSLLDLHSPFLFKDMEVILQRLAKARTDQEKILIYGDYDADGVTGTALLYKGLISLGYQVVVYIPSREEGYGLHSEAIEKASHNNVSLMITVDCGISAVQETAFAKTLDIDMIITDHHEPPDELPCAVGILNPKIADSGYPFPHLAGVGVAFKLLQALYAHLGYSEATFGSENDYLDLVALGTIADIVPLVGENRILVKNGLTVMENTRHSGIRAMLEECGLLGKKLKAGQISFIVAPRINAAGRMDTARLALNLLLEESYDDALEMARELSKENNQRQLTEKELLCDAERILAEGPIPDVIVLSSPNWHHGVIGIVASRLVERYKRPVFLIAEEGDTGKGSARGIADYHVLDELKKQADTLSKFGGHKQAAGFTVPVDQIPQLREGLNNSFLELGIIFKERFQIDSIISWDELNVQLLEELEQMAPFGAGNPAPVLRTDGLAVQSVSVVGKGREHLKMTLAAAKLKREAMAFKKGQEFDLVKNIDMIDIIYNLELNSYGNVETIQAVVKDFRPSGVEAEQEIACTAEGYSESEPAISGSLPDFETAAFKEKISAPRLSRKMLADFYRNLKHITDERGFIWWGPSAEKPGMQLNIMKIFEELGIISWYGGTGPYLFKLNNIEKTYLQTSLRFRVWSE
- a CDS encoding RelA/SpoT family protein yields the protein MNFQQLKETLISNNAQYNLEKIEEAYEYAELAHRGQLRNSGEKYIYHPLEVASILAELEMDDSTIIAALLHDVAEDTNRTLEDIRKNFGDEVAGLVDGVTKLGKISYKSKVEVQVENLRKMFLAMAKDIRVILIKLADRLHNMRTLKYQSESKQKEIAQETIEIYAPLANRLGIFRIKWELEDLAFRYLHSQEYYDLVEGISLKRKERQEQIDEVIEQLKIRLDEVGIEADIAGRPKHFFSIYKKMLDQNKDLSEIFDLTAVRVIVKTVNDCYGALGVIHTLWKPIPGRFKDYIAMPKPNMYQSLHTTLIGNHGDPFEIQIRTWEMHRTAEYGIAAHWKYKEGKKIESNFEQKLSWIRQLLEVQHDSKDDAGEFMESLKIDLFADTVFVFTPKGDVVELPADSCPIDFAYRVHTDVGHSCIGAKINGRIVPLDTKLKNGDIVEILTTKTPTGPSRDWVCLVKTSQAKNRIRQWFKKEKREENIIRGREGLEREARKLGLEPSTALKSENMIKLAKSFSFNNIDDLYAAMGDGAITFKKALGRLKEEILKEELKTPLLPIQAEHKHQVKHSQGVSVKGVNNILIRFSRCCNPLPGDSIIGYITRGRGVSIHRADCSELVGLTAEEQERIVEVEWEAAVESIYPVDIEIIGLDRVGLVSDIMNVITETRTHMLGMSARVGKDRVSHIRLRIEVKNLDHLNFVLNKFRKVKDVTVVERIQGGGNT